Proteins from a single region of Nakamurella deserti:
- a CDS encoding TSUP family transporter → MTGGLTLDAGTVALLLLAGLAAGWIDAVVGGGGLIQLPALLLVPGMTPVQALATNKLAGIMGTSVSAVTFYRRVAPDLRTALPMAGAALAGGIGGAVLASRIPAGAFTPIILVVLVGVLVFTLLRPTLGTSTSLRWAGRRRHLVAAAGIGAAIGAYDGVLGPGTGTFLVICCVSVLGYAFLPASAIAKIVNVATNLGALVFFVPHGAVLWGIGLAVGVANLLGAYLGARMAIARGSAFVRIVFVVVVGVLILRLGWNLVDSG, encoded by the coding sequence ATGACCGGCGGTCTCACCCTGGACGCCGGGACCGTTGCGCTGCTGCTGCTCGCCGGACTGGCCGCCGGTTGGATCGACGCGGTGGTCGGTGGCGGGGGGCTCATCCAGCTGCCCGCCCTCCTGCTGGTCCCCGGGATGACGCCCGTGCAGGCACTGGCCACCAACAAGCTGGCCGGGATCATGGGGACCTCGGTCAGCGCGGTGACGTTCTACCGCCGGGTCGCGCCCGATCTGCGGACGGCGCTGCCGATGGCGGGCGCGGCGCTGGCCGGTGGCATCGGCGGTGCGGTGCTGGCGTCCCGGATCCCGGCCGGCGCCTTCACCCCGATCATCCTGGTGGTGCTGGTCGGCGTCCTGGTCTTCACCCTCCTGCGCCCGACTCTCGGGACGTCGACGTCGCTGCGCTGGGCCGGCCGCCGCCGGCACCTGGTGGCGGCGGCGGGCATCGGAGCGGCGATCGGCGCCTACGACGGTGTGCTCGGGCCCGGTACCGGCACGTTCCTCGTGATCTGCTGCGTGAGCGTCCTCGGATACGCCTTCCTGCCGGCCTCCGCCATCGCCAAGATCGTCAACGTCGCCACCAACCTGGGCGCGCTGGTGTTCTTCGTGCCGCACGGGGCGGTGCTCTGGGGCATCGGACTCGCCGTCGGTGTGGCCAACCTGCTCGGGGCCTATCTGGGGGCCCGGATGGCGATCGCGCGGGGAAGCGCCTTCGTCCGGATCGTGTTCGTCGTCGTCGTCGGGGTCCTCATCCTGCGACTCGGCTGGAACCTGGTCGACTCCGGGTGA
- a CDS encoding acyl carrier protein: MATGETGFDDVSFDLISLQYHSLKAGHDYGQYVRDARNAGREDIATFFESVMQQDSERAARCHEFLRELSGSDASGPALS; encoded by the coding sequence ATGGCAACAGGTGAAACCGGTTTCGACGACGTCAGCTTCGATCTGATCTCGCTGCAGTACCACTCGCTCAAGGCGGGTCACGACTACGGCCAGTACGTCCGTGACGCGCGAAACGCCGGCCGCGAGGACATCGCGACCTTCTTCGAGTCCGTGATGCAGCAGGACTCCGAGCGGGCCGCCCGGTGCCACGAGTTCCTGCGGGAGCTCTCCGGCAGCGACGCGTCCGGACCCGCGCTGTCCTGA
- a CDS encoding fused MFS/spermidine synthase encodes MTPTRAGILVFVTSAVVLVMEILAARLLAPYVGVTLETYTGIIGTILAAIAFGAWSGGRLADRRDPQTLLGPILLLGGALSLLIVPIVRLVGKLSLGTGPEAVLVLAGLAFFLPAAVLSAVPPVIVKMQLADLAETGRTVGRLSALGTVGAILGTFGTGFVLVAAWPTTPILIGVAVVALAMGVVVEVSVRRRRSRPFPTTLAASVVVLTAGAGLGVDRLNAAMDPCERESAYFCARVVPDLAGCPDGLTLYLDTLRHSCIHPDDPARLDFSYAQLFADALDAAGPDGAALDTVHVGGGGFSLPRYLGATHPGSTSLVLELDPTLVEIAQRQLGLVLSDDMQVRTGDARTGLREQPADAADVVLGDAFGGLAVPWHLTTVEWMAEVDRVLRPDGLYLVNVIDGPALRFARAETATLQAAFEHVAVMGPAARLGGDGGGNLVLIASDGPLDGNAILAANRSRGDDDVLLTGAELDTWIDGAEPLTDDFAPVDQLIGR; translated from the coding sequence ATGACACCCACCCGTGCCGGCATCCTCGTCTTCGTCACGTCGGCCGTGGTGCTGGTGATGGAGATCCTGGCCGCACGCCTGCTGGCCCCGTACGTGGGCGTCACGCTCGAGACCTACACCGGGATCATCGGCACCATCCTGGCCGCCATCGCCTTCGGCGCCTGGTCCGGGGGCCGGCTGGCCGACCGGCGGGACCCGCAGACGCTCCTCGGCCCGATCCTGCTGCTGGGTGGTGCTCTCTCGCTGCTCATCGTGCCGATCGTGCGGCTGGTCGGGAAGCTCTCGCTGGGTACCGGACCCGAGGCGGTGCTCGTGCTGGCCGGGCTGGCGTTCTTCCTGCCGGCGGCGGTGCTGTCGGCCGTGCCGCCGGTGATCGTGAAGATGCAGCTCGCCGACCTGGCCGAGACGGGCCGCACCGTCGGGCGGCTGTCGGCACTGGGCACCGTCGGAGCCATCCTCGGCACCTTCGGCACGGGCTTCGTGCTGGTGGCGGCATGGCCGACGACGCCCATCCTGATCGGCGTCGCGGTTGTCGCACTCGCGATGGGCGTCGTCGTCGAGGTGTCAGTGCGGCGTCGACGGTCCCGGCCGTTCCCGACGACGCTGGCGGCCTCCGTGGTAGTCCTGACCGCCGGCGCCGGTCTCGGGGTGGATCGGCTCAACGCGGCGATGGACCCCTGCGAGCGGGAATCGGCCTACTTCTGTGCCCGCGTGGTGCCCGACCTGGCCGGGTGCCCGGACGGGTTGACGCTGTACCTGGACACCCTGCGCCACAGCTGCATCCACCCCGACGACCCGGCGCGACTGGACTTCTCCTACGCACAGCTGTTCGCCGACGCACTCGACGCGGCCGGCCCGGACGGTGCCGCCCTGGACACCGTGCACGTGGGCGGCGGCGGCTTCAGCCTCCCCCGCTACCTCGGGGCGACCCACCCGGGATCGACCAGCCTGGTCCTGGAGCTCGACCCGACGCTGGTCGAGATCGCCCAGCGACAACTGGGTCTCGTGCTGTCCGACGACATGCAGGTGCGCACCGGCGATGCCCGCACGGGCCTGCGGGAGCAACCCGCTGACGCGGCCGACGTGGTGCTGGGGGACGCGTTCGGCGGCCTGGCCGTGCCGTGGCACCTGACCACCGTCGAATGGATGGCCGAGGTCGACCGGGTGCTCCGCCCGGACGGGCTTTACCTGGTCAACGTCATCGACGGACCGGCGTTGCGCTTCGCGCGGGCGGAGACGGCCACCCTGCAGGCGGCCTTCGAGCACGTCGCCGTGATGGGCCCGGCGGCGCGGCTGGGCGGTGACGGCGGCGGCAACCTCGTCCTGATCGCCTCCGACGGGCCGCTGGACGGGAACGCGATCCTCGCCGCGAACCGGTCCCGGGGCGACGACGACGTCCTGCTCACCGGCGCGGAGCTGGACACCTGGATCGACGGCGCGGAGCCGCTGACCGACGATTTCGCCCCGGTCGACCAGCTCATCGGGCGGTGA
- a CDS encoding alkaline phosphatase, with protein sequence MVRTTRWSVRFATGTAAAVVAIATSTAMVASSAPAVGSAATPAGAPATDPAAPDGGSDADGHGNGHGHGHGHGGGSYDHGSRARNVIFIQGDGMGIAARELIRLATVGQDGELAMNQMDVTGLVHTDSADPEEAVTDSAAAATAYATGVRSYNGAIGVDVDGNSVPTLLEQARDAGKATGLVTTSQVTDATPAAFGSHVLDRSDQSEIARQYIEDTRPDVILGGGEDFWLPAGTPGDWPDNPATDPTEQSKGTAGNLVERAQELGYTYVSDADGLAGAGAGPLLGLFANEEMFEHRNEGEGDLYEPSVPLKTMATKALDVLSQDEDGFFLLIEEEGIDEMEHHGNATLTVKAGAALDDTVAMALDFAVRTPGTLVLVIGDHEAGGLAIESVDEEDENGTGDQAEDTIPIANSDLSMTVDWSTGGHTGAAVPVTAEGPGADRLAGFIRNTDVHDAIRYALRLPRS encoded by the coding sequence ATGGTGCGCACCACGAGATGGTCGGTCCGGTTCGCGACGGGAACGGCGGCGGCGGTGGTGGCCATCGCCACCTCGACCGCGATGGTGGCGTCGTCGGCGCCCGCGGTGGGCAGTGCCGCGACGCCGGCGGGGGCCCCGGCCACCGACCCCGCCGCTCCGGACGGCGGCAGCGACGCGGACGGGCACGGCAACGGACACGGCCACGGACACGGCCACGGCGGCGGGTCGTACGACCACGGCTCCCGGGCCCGCAACGTCATCTTCATCCAGGGCGACGGGATGGGGATCGCCGCGCGCGAGCTCATCCGGCTCGCCACCGTCGGCCAGGACGGTGAGCTGGCGATGAACCAGATGGACGTCACGGGGCTGGTGCACACCGATTCCGCCGACCCCGAGGAGGCCGTCACCGACTCCGCGGCCGCCGCGACCGCGTACGCCACCGGCGTCCGCAGCTACAACGGTGCCATCGGGGTCGACGTCGACGGCAACAGCGTCCCGACGCTGCTCGAGCAGGCCCGCGACGCCGGCAAGGCCACGGGCCTGGTGACCACGTCGCAGGTCACCGACGCCACACCGGCCGCGTTCGGCTCCCACGTGCTCGACCGGTCCGACCAGAGCGAGATCGCCCGGCAGTACATCGAGGACACCAGACCCGACGTCATCCTCGGCGGCGGCGAGGACTTCTGGCTGCCGGCCGGCACCCCGGGTGACTGGCCCGACAACCCGGCGACCGATCCCACCGAGCAGAGCAAGGGCACGGCGGGCAACCTCGTCGAGCGGGCACAGGAACTGGGCTACACCTACGTCAGCGACGCCGACGGTCTCGCCGGAGCCGGCGCGGGACCGCTGCTCGGGTTGTTCGCCAACGAGGAGATGTTCGAGCACCGCAACGAGGGCGAGGGCGACCTCTACGAGCCGTCGGTGCCGCTGAAGACGATGGCGACCAAGGCGCTCGATGTGCTGTCCCAGGACGAGGACGGCTTCTTCCTGCTCATCGAGGAGGAGGGCATCGACGAGATGGAGCACCACGGCAACGCCACGCTGACCGTCAAGGCCGGTGCGGCACTGGACGACACCGTCGCGATGGCACTCGACTTCGCGGTCCGCACCCCGGGCACCCTGGTGCTGGTCATCGGCGACCACGAAGCCGGTGGGCTGGCCATCGAGTCGGTGGACGAGGAGGACGAGAACGGCACCGGCGATCAGGCCGAGGACACCATCCCGATCGCGAACTCCGACCTGTCGATGACCGTGGACTGGTCCACCGGGGGCCACACCGGCGCGGCGGTCCCGGTGACCGCCGAAGGCCCGGGAGCCGACCGGCTCGCCGGGTTCATCCGGAACACCGACGTGCACGACGCCATCCGGTACGCCCTGCGGCTGCCGAGGTCCTGA
- a CDS encoding glycosyltransferase family 8 protein: MNAWVTLLTQPEYLDGVRTLRASLARTRTPHPLVVMVTDAIDTTVRRVLTDDGCLLRDVAPLRPASDLQDNYANARFAEVWTKLEVWRFTEFERVVFLDADMLVVRPMDELFTLPLAPGAIAACHACRCNPDRIASYPADWTPAHCFYTHCRGLDHTREPGVVDDYLNGGTLVLTPDLAVHGDMVSRLAALEDLSRYPFAEQDFLNEYYENRWEPLPYIYNALKTLPFQHPSMWNEPDVKNIHFIIDKPWQRTPAPGDRYHALHQLWWDVAQRAGTAPVTATR; this comes from the coding sequence ATGAACGCCTGGGTCACGCTGCTCACGCAACCCGAGTACCTGGACGGCGTGCGCACGCTGCGCGCCTCCCTCGCCCGCACCCGAACGCCGCACCCTCTGGTGGTGATGGTCACCGACGCCATCGACACGACCGTCCGTCGGGTGCTGACCGACGACGGCTGCCTGCTGCGCGACGTGGCGCCGCTGCGGCCGGCGAGCGACCTGCAGGACAACTACGCCAACGCCCGCTTCGCCGAAGTCTGGACGAAGCTGGAGGTCTGGCGGTTCACGGAGTTCGAGCGGGTGGTCTTCCTCGATGCCGACATGCTCGTCGTCCGGCCGATGGACGAGCTGTTCACGCTGCCGCTCGCACCCGGCGCGATCGCGGCGTGCCACGCGTGCCGCTGCAACCCCGACCGGATCGCCAGCTACCCCGCCGACTGGACGCCGGCCCACTGCTTCTACACCCACTGCCGCGGGCTCGACCACACGCGCGAGCCCGGCGTCGTCGACGACTACCTCAACGGCGGGACCCTCGTCCTGACACCCGATCTCGCCGTCCACGGCGACATGGTGTCCAGGCTGGCCGCCCTGGAGGACCTCAGCCGGTACCCGTTCGCGGAGCAGGACTTCCTCAACGAGTACTACGAGAACCGCTGGGAGCCACTGCCCTACATCTACAACGCGCTGAAAACGCTGCCTTTTCAGCACCCCTCGATGTGGAACGAGCCGGATGTGAAGAACATCCACTTCATCATCGACAAGCCGTGGCAGCGGACGCCGGCGCCGGGCGACCGCTACCACGCGCTGCACCAGCTGTGGTGGGACGTGGCCCAACGCGCCGGCACGGCGCCCGTCACCGCCACCCGCTGA
- a CDS encoding D-arabinono-1,4-lactone oxidase, whose translation MVREQLAYPRRESERTGADARPLNWARNATLGAAGSIVTPGTEAELRSLLAGGTGKVRMIGSRMSPGRMLDTAGDDHVLLDVGRLSGLVSMSDETATFAGATTLAEVYETLSAQGRMLPSSPGVIAAQTLAGAISTGTHGQGLQQSSIADAAVRFRLVLADGSVAEFDRGHPWFAAVQLGLGTLGVITEVTLRTTDSPVYTCRKDAVAADTLGDDLLRWNRDNDLVKAWWFPQENQVQVWTAREASEADVARYRAGGRALVEHATVNDAMNATVDQTLRQLRDDTNVAADDKPSRTVTRFRDFTDVTGDIYQVFCRGIATPQINVEIGVPLDLAAGVIKRIKDWHDVTRPRMHYPVILRCTGPSEAWLSPSHGQDTCYFGFVVYYSEDGTLSEEGESFLRAVEKVLAAEGGRPHWGKYFDESLYDWPALYPRWAEFRRVRDALDPHHRFANAFTGALFA comes from the coding sequence ATGGTTCGGGAACAACTCGCCTATCCCCGCCGTGAGTCGGAGCGGACCGGAGCGGACGCGCGGCCGTTGAACTGGGCGCGCAACGCGACCCTGGGCGCGGCGGGGTCGATCGTGACGCCGGGCACCGAAGCGGAGCTGCGGAGCCTGCTCGCCGGCGGCACCGGCAAGGTGCGGATGATCGGCAGCCGGATGTCACCGGGTCGGATGCTGGACACCGCCGGCGACGACCACGTGCTCCTGGACGTCGGCCGACTCAGCGGGCTGGTCTCGATGAGCGACGAAACGGCCACCTTCGCCGGCGCCACCACGTTGGCCGAGGTCTACGAGACCCTGTCCGCCCAGGGGCGGATGCTGCCCTCCTCGCCGGGCGTCATCGCCGCCCAGACGCTGGCCGGCGCGATCAGCACCGGCACCCACGGCCAGGGACTGCAGCAGAGTTCGATCGCCGACGCGGCGGTGCGCTTCCGGCTGGTGCTCGCCGACGGGTCGGTGGCCGAGTTCGACCGCGGACACCCGTGGTTCGCCGCCGTCCAGCTCGGTCTCGGCACGCTCGGCGTCATCACCGAGGTCACCCTGCGCACCACGGACTCACCGGTCTACACCTGCCGCAAGGACGCCGTCGCCGCCGACACCCTCGGCGACGACCTGCTCCGCTGGAACCGGGACAACGACCTGGTCAAGGCATGGTGGTTCCCGCAGGAGAACCAGGTCCAGGTCTGGACCGCCCGGGAGGCGTCCGAGGCCGACGTCGCGCGGTACCGCGCCGGTGGACGCGCTCTCGTCGAGCACGCGACCGTCAACGACGCGATGAACGCCACCGTCGACCAGACGCTGCGACAGCTGCGGGACGACACCAACGTCGCCGCCGACGACAAGCCGTCCCGGACGGTCACCCGCTTCCGCGACTTCACCGACGTCACCGGCGACATCTACCAGGTCTTCTGCCGCGGCATCGCCACTCCCCAGATCAACGTCGAGATCGGCGTGCCGCTGGACCTCGCGGCCGGGGTCATCAAGCGCATCAAGGACTGGCACGACGTCACCCGACCGCGGATGCACTACCCGGTCATCCTGCGCTGCACTGGGCCCTCCGAGGCCTGGCTCAGCCCGTCCCACGGCCAGGACACCTGCTACTTCGGCTTCGTCGTCTACTACTCCGAGGACGGCACGCTGTCCGAGGAGGGCGAGAGCTTTCTGCGGGCGGTCGAGAAGGTGCTGGCGGCCGAAGGTGGACGTCCGCACTGGGGCAAGTACTTCGACGAGAGTCTCTACGACTGGCCGGCGCTGTATCCGCGCTGGGCGGAGTTCCGTCGGGTGCGGGACGCGCTCGACCCACACCACCGGTTCGCGAACGCGTTCACCGGCGCCCTGTTCGCCTGA
- a CDS encoding FAD-binding oxidoreductase, with amino-acid sequence MRVGTKEDADVDVVAALLATLPPGSVATDPEILARYAGDRTGLRGAGPAAVLVRPADVAEVQQTLRIASAHRTPVVVRGAGTGLSGGAIAPPGGIVLSTERLNRILSLEPADEIAVVQPGVITADLDRAAAAVGLRYAPDPASYAISTVGGNIATNAGGLRCVKYGVTRESVLALDVVLADGSLISTGHRTIKGVTGLDLVGLLVGSEGTLGVVVGATLRLRPLPARTETMVAFTTSLAAAGAAVEAIVRSRVRPSMVELMDAGTMADIDAHRGTDLGTRGRAMLLVQTDGHGADREADELVDVLAAAGAAARRVHGAEAARLVELRRTGRGPQPDRWKVGEDVVVPRSRLVEMIRAVEEIGSRHGLLVATLAHAGDGNLHPALSVPKQPGQTRPPAVLDVAADELVRAALALGGTISGEHGVGVLKRRWLREELGDTQLALQRAVKAAFDPWAILAPDSFLAPDDGAGHSLVHVLERPGG; translated from the coding sequence ATGAGGGTCGGCACGAAGGAGGACGCGGACGTGGACGTGGTCGCGGCACTGCTGGCCACGCTGCCGCCCGGCAGCGTCGCCACGGACCCGGAGATCCTGGCCCGGTACGCCGGCGACCGGACCGGGCTGCGCGGTGCCGGCCCCGCCGCGGTGCTGGTCCGGCCCGCCGACGTCGCCGAGGTCCAGCAGACCCTGCGCATCGCGTCGGCCCACCGCACGCCGGTGGTCGTCCGCGGTGCCGGCACCGGCCTCAGCGGGGGCGCGATCGCCCCTCCGGGCGGCATCGTGCTGTCCACCGAGCGGTTGAACCGGATCCTCTCTCTGGAGCCGGCGGACGAGATCGCGGTGGTGCAACCGGGTGTCATCACCGCCGACCTGGACCGGGCGGCGGCTGCCGTCGGGCTCCGGTACGCCCCCGACCCGGCGAGCTACGCGATCTCCACCGTCGGCGGCAACATCGCCACCAACGCCGGCGGTCTGCGCTGCGTGAAGTACGGCGTCACCCGCGAGTCGGTGCTGGCGCTGGACGTGGTGCTCGCGGACGGCTCGCTGATCAGTACCGGACACCGCACGATCAAGGGTGTCACCGGGCTGGACCTGGTCGGGCTCCTCGTCGGCAGCGAGGGCACCCTGGGAGTGGTGGTGGGCGCGACCCTGCGGTTGCGGCCGCTGCCGGCGCGGACGGAGACGATGGTGGCGTTCACCACGTCGCTGGCCGCCGCCGGTGCCGCGGTCGAGGCCATCGTCCGGTCGCGGGTCCGGCCCAGCATGGTCGAGCTGATGGACGCGGGCACCATGGCCGACATCGACGCCCACCGCGGCACCGACCTGGGCACGCGGGGGCGGGCGATGCTGCTGGTGCAGACGGACGGTCACGGTGCCGACCGGGAGGCCGATGAACTGGTCGACGTCCTGGCGGCGGCGGGTGCCGCCGCTCGGCGGGTGCACGGCGCCGAGGCCGCCCGTCTCGTCGAACTGCGCCGGACGGGCCGCGGTCCCCAGCCCGACCGGTGGAAGGTGGGCGAGGACGTGGTCGTACCCCGGTCACGACTGGTCGAGATGATCCGCGCGGTCGAGGAGATCGGTTCCCGGCACGGGCTTCTCGTGGCCACACTGGCGCACGCGGGCGACGGCAACCTGCACCCCGCGCTCTCCGTGCCCAAGCAGCCGGGACAGACGCGGCCGCCCGCGGTGCTGGACGTGGCGGCCGACGAGCTGGTCCGTGCCGCGCTGGCGCTCGGTGGCACCATCAGCGGCGAGCACGGCGTCGGCGTGCTCAAGCGCCGGTGGCTGCGCGAGGAGCTGGGTGACACCCAGTTGGCGCTGCAGCGGGCCGTCAAGGCGGCCTTCGATCCGTGGGCCATCCTGGCCCCGGACTCGTTCCTGGCCCCCGATGACGGCGCCGGCCACTCGCTCGTGCACGTGCTGGAACGCCCGGGCGGCTGA
- a CDS encoding NAD(P)/FAD-dependent oxidoreductase: MTTPVDPTVPSDTHTDSAALIVIGGGPAGRSAAAAYREAGGAGRVVLITAEDTPPYRRPPLSKGFLSGEVGEEEMPQRPATDYDDQDIELWLSEPVSGLDTDARRVTTASGREITYDAVVLATGCAAAVLPVDGGDHPAVATLRSLDDGRFLRTAAGSARRAVVIGSGFIGCEAAATLARRGVDVTMVTSEELPQLQRLGRDVAERIAGWLTTAGVAVVSSAPVRRIDPDGAVVTDDGSHRGDLVLAALGVTPNSALAGAAGLELSDDGRILVDASMATAVPGVFAAGDVVMAENATAGRRLRVEHWGEADRMGTIAGRSAAGVADRWTDVPGFWSTIGDRSLQYKSWGDGYDAVEVVDHGDGAFTAWYSADGVAVGVLTHEADDDYEKGAELIAAGSPAPTG; this comes from the coding sequence ATGACCACACCCGTTGACCCTACGGTTCCCAGCGACACCCACACCGACTCCGCCGCCCTGATCGTGATCGGCGGCGGGCCGGCCGGCCGTTCCGCGGCGGCGGCGTACCGCGAGGCGGGCGGCGCCGGCCGCGTCGTCCTCATCACCGCCGAGGACACCCCGCCCTACCGGCGCCCACCCCTGTCCAAGGGGTTCCTGAGCGGCGAGGTGGGCGAGGAGGAGATGCCGCAGCGCCCGGCCACCGACTACGACGACCAGGACATCGAGCTGTGGCTGTCCGAGCCGGTGTCCGGACTCGACACCGACGCCCGCCGGGTCACCACCGCCTCGGGCCGCGAGATCACTTACGACGCGGTCGTCCTCGCGACCGGATGCGCCGCGGCCGTGCTGCCCGTCGACGGGGGAGACCACCCCGCGGTGGCCACGCTGCGCTCCCTGGACGACGGGCGCTTCCTGCGCACCGCGGCCGGCAGTGCCCGACGGGCCGTCGTCATCGGGTCGGGGTTCATCGGCTGCGAGGCGGCGGCGACGCTGGCCCGCCGTGGCGTCGACGTCACCATGGTGACGTCGGAGGAGCTGCCCCAGCTCCAGCGGCTGGGCCGGGACGTGGCCGAGCGGATCGCCGGCTGGCTGACCACCGCTGGAGTGGCCGTCGTGTCGTCGGCACCGGTCCGCCGCATCGATCCCGACGGCGCCGTCGTGACCGACGACGGCAGCCACCGGGGCGATCTCGTTCTCGCCGCGCTCGGCGTCACCCCGAACAGCGCCCTGGCCGGAGCGGCCGGGCTGGAGCTGTCCGACGACGGCCGGATCCTCGTCGACGCCTCCATGGCCACCGCGGTACCCGGGGTGTTCGCGGCCGGTGACGTGGTGATGGCCGAGAACGCCACCGCCGGTCGCCGGCTCCGGGTCGAGCACTGGGGTGAGGCCGACCGGATGGGCACCATCGCCGGTCGATCGGCCGCCGGTGTCGCCGACCGCTGGACCGACGTCCCCGGGTTCTGGTCGACCATCGGTGACCGCTCGCTGCAGTACAAGTCCTGGGGTGACGGCTACGACGCGGTCGAGGTCGTCGACCACGGCGACGGGGCCTTCACCGCCTGGTACTCCGCCGACGGTGTCGCCGTCGGCGTGCTGACGCACGAGGCCGACGACGACTACGAGAAGGGCGCGGAACTCATCGCGGCCGGTTCGCCCGCGCCCACCGGCTGA
- a CDS encoding vWA domain-containing protein codes for MPDLTRGANAPLTSTGLDISVAGARQGTVDLMVFQLGADRKVRSDDDFVFFNQPASPEGAVRLAAGDRVTVDLTRVPAAIETLAVAVALDDAVTGSLATIDGLAVTVTGGSDEQRAAAAGFTTERAAVLVEVYRRAGAWKLRNISAGWAQGLAALAREHGVSVDDAPAPAPAPQAAPTPPPPPPAAPVPDDPWRTAGSLPTSTSVVPPAPGQWPTPAPDPLSPPPYQAPVGGGGAGGGPAPTPVTASPAAVPADAAGPRSVPGEQRLSMEKRQKLDLRKREVHKVLLTKGAAQERARIVLVLDKTGSMYDEYQAGIVHRVVERMVPVATQLDDDGSLECYLYAVDFAKLPDLRVEDLERWMAEFIHIDGVHGGIDYRRIGGYNDEIPIMDEIIGSLAGQTLPTLVLFFTDGGFSKKREITKLMQRASNLPAFWQFVGIGRNNFGVLTKLDEMTGRVVDNVGFFAVTDIDRIDDAELYRRLLSEFPDWLRAARSAGVLR; via the coding sequence ATGCCTGATCTGACGCGTGGTGCGAACGCGCCGCTCACCTCGACCGGTCTCGACATCTCCGTGGCCGGTGCCCGACAGGGCACCGTGGACCTGATGGTCTTCCAGCTGGGCGCCGACCGGAAGGTCCGCAGCGACGACGACTTCGTGTTCTTCAACCAACCGGCCTCGCCCGAGGGCGCGGTCCGGCTGGCCGCCGGGGACCGGGTCACCGTCGACCTCACCCGGGTGCCGGCCGCGATCGAGACCCTGGCGGTGGCGGTGGCGCTGGACGACGCGGTGACCGGGTCGCTGGCCACCATCGACGGTCTGGCGGTCACCGTGACGGGCGGGTCCGACGAGCAGCGCGCCGCCGCCGCCGGGTTCACCACCGAGCGGGCCGCGGTCCTGGTCGAGGTGTACCGCCGGGCCGGTGCCTGGAAGCTGCGCAACATCTCGGCCGGCTGGGCCCAGGGGCTGGCCGCGCTGGCCCGGGAGCACGGCGTCAGCGTCGACGACGCCCCGGCACCCGCCCCCGCTCCGCAGGCCGCGCCGACCCCACCGCCCCCGCCGCCGGCGGCACCCGTCCCGGACGACCCGTGGCGCACGGCCGGCTCGCTGCCGACCTCCACCAGCGTGGTGCCGCCCGCCCCGGGCCAGTGGCCCACGCCGGCACCGGACCCGCTGTCGCCGCCGCCCTACCAGGCGCCGGTCGGCGGCGGTGGTGCGGGCGGTGGGCCGGCTCCGACACCGGTCACCGCGTCGCCGGCGGCGGTTCCCGCGGACGCCGCCGGCCCCCGCTCGGTTCCCGGCGAGCAGCGGCTCTCGATGGAGAAGCGGCAGAAGCTGGACCTGCGCAAGCGCGAGGTGCACAAGGTCCTGCTCACCAAGGGCGCGGCGCAGGAGCGTGCCCGGATCGTGCTGGTGCTGGACAAGACCGGCTCGATGTACGACGAGTACCAGGCCGGCATCGTGCACCGTGTGGTGGAGCGGATGGTCCCGGTCGCCACCCAGCTCGACGACGACGGCTCCCTCGAGTGCTACCTCTACGCCGTCGACTTCGCGAAACTGCCGGATCTTCGCGTCGAGGACCTCGAGCGCTGGATGGCGGAGTTCATCCACATCGACGGGGTGCACGGCGGTATCGACTACCGGCGCATCGGCGGCTACAACGACGAGATCCCCATCATGGACGAGATCATCGGCAGCCTGGCGGGTCAGACCCTCCCGACGCTGGTGCTGTTCTTCACCGACGGCGGCTTCAGCAAGAAGCGCGAGATCACCAAGCTCATGCAGCGGGCCTCGAACCTGCCGGCGTTCTGGCAGTTCGTCGGTATCGGCCGCAACAACTTCGGGGTGCTGACCAAGCTGGACGAGATGACCGGCCGGGTCGTGGACAACGTCGGTTTCTTCGCCGTCACCGACATCGACCGCATCGACGACGCGGAGCTGTACCGGCGCCTGCTGTCGGAGTTCCCGGACTGGTTGCGGGCCGCCCGGTCGGCGGGCGTGCTGCGCTGA